One window from the genome of Bdellovibrio sp. NC01 encodes:
- the gpmA gene encoding 2,3-diphosphoglycerate-dependent phosphoglycerate mutase, with protein MYKLVLIRHGESVWNQENRFTGWQDVDLSEKGRAEALKGGKALKDRGFTFDIAYTSVLKRAIKTLNYVLDEIDQVWLPVHKDWRLNERHYGALQGLNKAETAARHGEDQVKIWRRSYDTPPPAMETSDPRHPSHDPRYKHVDKHLLPSQESLKDTVARFLPLWNNTIAPKIKGGEKVLIVAHGNSLRALMQHLENMTPDEIMGVNMPTGIPLMYELDKDLKVLKKEFIGDPEEVKAAIESVANQGKAK; from the coding sequence GTGTACAAGTTGGTGCTAATTAGACACGGTGAGAGTGTGTGGAACCAAGAGAACAGATTCACAGGCTGGCAAGACGTAGATCTTTCTGAAAAAGGTCGAGCCGAAGCTCTAAAAGGTGGAAAAGCCCTCAAAGACAGAGGCTTTACATTTGATATTGCGTACACATCAGTTCTGAAAAGAGCGATTAAAACTCTGAATTACGTTCTCGATGAGATCGATCAAGTGTGGCTTCCTGTCCACAAAGACTGGCGTCTTAACGAAAGACACTACGGAGCCCTACAGGGTTTGAACAAAGCTGAGACTGCGGCTCGTCACGGTGAAGACCAAGTAAAAATCTGGCGTCGCAGTTACGACACTCCACCTCCAGCAATGGAGACGAGTGATCCTCGCCATCCTTCTCATGATCCGCGTTACAAGCATGTGGACAAGCATCTTCTGCCAAGCCAAGAGTCTTTGAAAGACACGGTCGCAAGATTCCTTCCTTTGTGGAACAACACGATTGCGCCAAAAATTAAAGGCGGCGAAAAAGTTTTGATCGTGGCTCATGGTAATAGCTTGCGTGCGTTGATGCAGCATCTTGAAAACATGACTCCTGATGAAATCATGGGCGTGAATATGCCGACAGGAATTCCACTCATGTATGAACTTGATAAAGACTTAAAAGTCCTGAAAAAAGAGTTCATCGGTGACCCTGAAGAGGTCAAAGCGGCGATTGAATCGGTCGCGAATCAAGGAAAAGCGAAGTAA
- a CDS encoding 2-oxoglutarate dehydrogenase E1 component — protein MNNNGINSSNLEYIEQLYADFKAKPDSLASEWRSFFEGMEFAQEGKFGMSDKELAVYQLIQAYRANGHLEANLNPLYPPQANEALALKTFGLSDKDLNAKFQIGSLIGKANATLADIVATLKKNYSGTISLQASDAAPAEVKWLTQEFEAPTFKLSVDEKKNTLTSLTKAETLEKFVHTRYVGTKRFSIEGADSMLPMLETITNKGSAAGVKEIFVGMAHRGRVNTLVNYFGKPEEYVFGDFNGPLELEKPVEDFDGDVKYHLGYKTEKKTATGTVKATMAYNPSHLETVNAVALGMARAAQDLNGGDRKAVVPVLIHGDAAFAGQGIIQETMQLAGVKPHTTGGTIHIVVDNQVGFTTNGKDTRSTRYASDAAKMTFTPVLHCNGDDVEACVRAADIAIRYRQQFGKDIVINFICYRKYGHNEGDEPAFTQPLMYDLIKAHATVRELYVKKLTAENSVDQKTADDLYQQAMDRLQKIFEDTKKSPPKLKNFKFDGNWEGLRKGVEADMDKPADTKFDLAKLKQIGEKIGSFPADFTPHPKLIKLLEARKAMGAGKEMVDWGMGELLAYGSLLSEGTSVRLTGEDCVRGTFTHRHAGMYDVKTNKAYFPLADLNPKANLLVAESILSEYGVMGYEYGYSVQDPKSLVMWEAQFGDFVNGAQIVLDQYLAAGESKWQQMSGLVLLLPHGYEGQGPEHSSARLERFLQSCALYNMQVCNLTTPAQIYHALRRQVRRDFRKPLVIMTPKSLLRHPRAVSSIEDLAKGSFQEVIADTVDKSKVDTVVFVSGKLYYELLEEREKSKKENIALVRLEQIYPFPAQQVTEVLKSYPKAKTLIWAQEEPKNMGAFQNVYFKFVEVVQKAGLQLRFEYVGRPEKASPAVGSIYRHKAEQAEIIKSIF, from the coding sequence GTGAACAATAATGGCATTAACAGTTCGAATCTTGAATACATTGAACAGCTTTACGCTGACTTCAAAGCAAAACCGGATTCACTCGCTTCAGAGTGGAGAAGCTTCTTTGAAGGAATGGAATTTGCCCAAGAAGGTAAATTCGGAATGTCTGACAAAGAGTTGGCTGTTTACCAATTGATCCAAGCTTACAGAGCAAATGGTCACCTTGAAGCAAACTTGAATCCTCTGTACCCACCACAAGCAAACGAAGCCTTGGCTTTGAAAACTTTTGGTTTGAGCGACAAAGACTTAAACGCGAAATTCCAAATCGGTTCATTGATCGGCAAAGCAAATGCAACTCTTGCTGATATCGTCGCGACGTTGAAGAAAAACTACAGCGGCACAATTTCTTTGCAAGCATCTGATGCGGCTCCTGCTGAAGTGAAATGGTTGACGCAAGAATTTGAAGCGCCAACATTCAAACTTTCTGTTGATGAAAAGAAAAACACTCTGACGTCTTTAACTAAAGCCGAGACTTTGGAAAAATTCGTTCACACTCGTTACGTTGGTACAAAGCGCTTCTCGATTGAAGGTGCTGATTCTATGTTGCCGATGCTAGAGACAATCACGAACAAAGGTTCTGCTGCTGGCGTAAAAGAAATTTTCGTCGGCATGGCTCACCGTGGTCGTGTGAACACTTTGGTAAATTACTTCGGCAAACCTGAAGAATATGTTTTCGGTGACTTCAATGGTCCTTTGGAACTTGAAAAACCAGTTGAAGACTTCGACGGCGACGTGAAGTACCACTTGGGTTATAAAACTGAAAAGAAAACTGCAACAGGTACTGTTAAAGCAACGATGGCCTACAACCCGTCACACTTGGAAACTGTGAATGCCGTAGCTTTGGGTATGGCGCGCGCAGCGCAAGACTTGAACGGCGGCGATAGAAAAGCGGTTGTTCCTGTTTTGATTCACGGTGATGCAGCCTTCGCGGGTCAAGGTATCATCCAAGAGACAATGCAATTGGCTGGCGTGAAACCTCACACAACTGGCGGCACGATCCATATCGTGGTTGATAACCAAGTTGGTTTCACAACAAACGGTAAAGACACTCGTTCAACTCGTTATGCATCTGATGCTGCGAAAATGACATTCACTCCGGTACTTCACTGTAACGGTGATGATGTTGAGGCGTGCGTGCGCGCTGCTGATATCGCAATTCGCTACCGCCAACAATTTGGCAAAGACATCGTTATCAATTTCATCTGCTACCGTAAATACGGTCACAATGAAGGTGACGAACCTGCATTCACGCAACCATTGATGTACGATCTGATCAAAGCTCATGCGACTGTGCGTGAACTTTACGTTAAAAAATTAACTGCTGAAAATTCAGTAGATCAAAAAACGGCCGACGATCTTTACCAACAAGCGATGGATCGTTTGCAAAAGATTTTCGAAGATACTAAAAAATCTCCTCCGAAATTGAAAAACTTCAAATTCGATGGCAACTGGGAAGGTTTGCGTAAAGGTGTAGAAGCCGATATGGACAAACCCGCTGATACAAAATTCGATTTGGCGAAATTAAAACAAATCGGTGAAAAAATCGGTTCATTCCCTGCTGACTTCACTCCGCATCCAAAATTGATCAAATTGCTTGAAGCGCGCAAAGCTATGGGCGCTGGTAAAGAGATGGTTGACTGGGGCATGGGTGAACTTCTTGCTTACGGTTCATTGTTGTCTGAAGGAACTTCAGTTCGTTTGACTGGTGAAGACTGCGTTCGCGGTACATTCACTCACCGTCATGCGGGTATGTACGATGTTAAAACAAACAAAGCGTACTTCCCTCTTGCTGATTTGAATCCAAAAGCAAACTTGCTTGTGGCCGAGTCGATTCTTTCGGAATACGGCGTGATGGGTTACGAATACGGTTACTCTGTGCAAGATCCTAAATCACTTGTGATGTGGGAAGCGCAATTCGGTGACTTCGTCAACGGCGCACAAATCGTATTGGATCAATACTTGGCTGCTGGCGAATCTAAATGGCAACAAATGTCAGGCTTGGTTCTTCTTCTGCCTCACGGTTATGAAGGTCAAGGGCCAGAGCACTCGTCGGCACGTCTTGAGCGCTTCTTGCAAAGCTGTGCTTTGTACAACATGCAAGTGTGCAACTTGACGACTCCTGCGCAAATTTATCACGCCCTTCGCAGACAAGTTCGCAGAGACTTCAGAAAACCATTGGTTATCATGACGCCAAAATCTTTATTGAGACATCCTCGCGCTGTATCTTCAATTGAAGATCTTGCGAAAGGTTCGTTCCAAGAAGTGATCGCAGACACTGTTGATAAATCAAAAGTGGATACAGTGGTTTTCGTTTCAGGAAAGCTTTACTACGAGCTTCTTGAAGAAAGAGAAAAATCTAAAAAGGAAAACATCGCGCTCGTTCGTCTAGAGCAGATCTATCCATTCCCAGCACAACAAGTGACTGAAGTATTGAAGTCTTACCCTAAAGCGAAGACTTTAATTTGGGCGCAAGAAGAACCTAAAAACATGGGTGCCTTCCAAAACGTCTACTTCAAGTTTGTTGAAGTTGTGCAAAAAGCAGGTTTGCAATTGCGCTTTGAGTACGTGGGTCGTCCTGAAAAGGCGTCTCCGGCAGTGGGCTCTATCTACCGCCACAAAGCAGAGCAAGCAGAAATTATTAAAAGCATTTTTTAA